The Chloroflexota bacterium DNA window CCATCCCAGCCTTCCCCCATCAAGGGGGAAGGGGCTGTTGACGGTAGCATTTGGGAGGCTTGTGCCCTCGGCCCTGAAGGAGCATCGCAATGTGGTACCTGACGTTCTCGCGCCCTGCTGCGCCACGCGAGCAGATCACGCCGCACCTGCAGGAGCATCTGGACTGGCAGCGCAGGATGCACGACAACGGCCGGGTGCTCTTCTCCGGCCCGTCCGGCGACCGCACGATGGGCATCATCCTCATTCGCGCCGGGTCGCTGGACGAGGCGAAGGAAGTGCTCGACTCGGAGCCGTTCCACGCTCTCGGACTCCGCACATACGAGGTCATCGAGTGGGACGTCCACCAGGGTCTCGGCCTCGGCGGGTTCTCGGGCGAAAGTCTGGCGCTGCTGGCCAAGGAGAAGGAAGCGTCGGCATAACCAGCAGGGGTCAATCACAAACACGAAGGAGCAACACATGCGGACCATCGACACCCACGCCCACATCGTCCCTGAAGAGGTAATCGACCTGCTGCCGGAGCCGTTTGGGACGTTCAATATGGTGGGCAACATCACGGACATTGGGGCGCGGCTGGCGTACATGGACTCCCACGGCGTGCAGGTGCAAGCGCTCTCGGCGTGGCTGGGGCTGCTGAGCAAGGGAACCGAGGCGGCGCAGCGCTTCAACGACGCCCTTGCCCGTGTGGTGGAAGCGAACCCTGATCGCTTCGTTGGGCTTTGCATCGCGCCTATGAGCGAGCCGGAGAAGGCTCCGGCGGAAGTCGAGCGCGCCGTCAGGGAGTTGGGCATGGTCGGCGTCGGCATCGCGTCAAACGTCAACGGCACGAACCTCGACGCCAAGGAATTCGGGCCGTTCTGGGCGAAGGTGCAGGAGCTGGACGTGCCCGTCTTCATCCACCCGGCCAACGTCCTGGGGCCGGACCGGCTGGAGAGCTGGTTCCTCAACAACATCATCGGCAACGTCACGGACACGGCCGTCGCGGCGGGGAGCATCATCTTCGGCGGCGTCTTCCATGAGTTCCCCAACCTCAAGATCTATCTGGCCCACGGCGGTGGAAGCTGCCCGTACATCCGCGGGCGGTGGGACCACGCTTTTCGCTCGGGCCTGACGGGGTCGTCGGTTACCAAGCTGCCGAGCGAGTACATGAAGATGTTCTACTTCGATGCGCTGACGCACTCCCACCAGACGCTGCACTACCTGATCGACTCGTTCGGCCACGACAGGGTGATGCTGGGCACGGACTACCCCTTTGGGATGGGGGACTACGACCAAGTGGCGTTCATCAACCAACCGGAGTACCTGTCCGACGAGCAGAAGGCAGACATGCTCGGCGAGACGGCGGCCAAGCTGTTCAAGATGTAAGGCAGTTCGGGCGCCCAACGGTGTTTGCGGAGCTCAGAGGAAAGGGCAAATGACTGAAGACCTCTGGGTTGTGGCTGTCACGGCGGTTGCCGCTTACCTGGCGGGCAGCATCTCACCGTCCTACATCCTTGCCCGCTACGTGAAGGGCGTCGATATCCGCAAGACGGGGACGCTGAACGCGGGCACCCTCAATGCCTTCAACGCCCTCGGGAAGAAGGGCGGCGCTTCCGTCTTCCTGTTCGATCTGGGCAAGGGCTTCCTTGCAACTCTCGTCCCCGGCTGGCTTGGTCTGCCCGATGAAGCAACCTATGCGGCGGCGATTGCGGTGGTCGCCGGGCACAACTGGCCTGTGTGGCTGAAGTTCGTCGGCGGCAAGGGCGTCGCGACGACCGCCGGCGTCGCGCTGGGGCTGATCCCGCTGCTGGCGGTGGCCGCCCTGGTTCCCGCGATCATTCTGCTTGTTACACTCAAGAAGTTCGCCATCGTCGGGATGGGCGCCGGCTTCGTGCTGCTGGTGGCGCTGACCTACTTCACGGGGGAGCCGGCCGGCGTCTTCATCGTCATCTTCGCAGTCGCCGCGCTCGTGGCCATCGCCCAGTTCACACGCCCGACGTGGGTGCGCGATGCGGGAGACTCGTCAACCGACACTGCGGAGGCGTCGTAGGCCCTTGCCGGTAGCTGCTGCGCTTGACTTTGGATACGCCTGCCCATACCCTCAGCTACAGTCGCACACGGGCAACCATAAATCTACATTCACTCGGGAGGAGTCATGCTCACCAGGGAAGAGAACGAGCTGCTAACCAGGGTTGGGCCGGGTACGCCCATGGGGAACCTGATCCGCGAGTTCTGGATTCCAGCGCTCCCGTCCAATGAGTTTCCCACGCCGGACTCGCCCGCCAAGCGCATGCGGCTGCTCAGCGAGAACCTCGTCATGTTCCGCGACAGCGACGGCAACGTCGGGTGCTTCCCGGAGTCCTGCCCCCATCGCGGTGCGAGCCTCTACTTCGGCCGCTCCGAGGAGGGTGGGCTTCGCTGCATCTACCACGGCTGGAAGTTCAAGGTCGACGGCCAGTGCCTTGAGATGCCCTCGGAGCCGGAGACCAGCAACTACAAGGACAAGGTGCGCATCCGCGCCTACCCCTGCCGCGACGTCAACCACATGATCTGGATCTACATGGGCCCGCGCGAGACGCCGCCGCCCTTCCCGGCCTTCGACGTCAACCTCATTCCCGAGGAGAACGCCTTCCCACCCATCATCATGATGGAGGAGGCCAACTGGTTCCAGAACCTGGAGGGCGACACGGACTCCGTGCACCTCGACTGGCTGCACGCCCGGTTGCGCGCCGACGTGCCGGTGATCGGACGCGGTCACATCCGGGGAACCTTCAGCCCGATGAAGAACCCCTTCGTGCAGGCCAAGCCCGCGGAATACGGCGCTTTCTACACTGCCAGGCGGAAGGTTGGCGACACAGACCGGTACTGGCACCGCATCAACCAGTTCATCTTCCCCATCTTCACCATGGTGGGCGGCGACTCCGAACAGGCGCACCTTCGCGCGCACGTGCCCGTCGACGACACGCACTCGATGCTCATCTCCCTCGGCGGCTACCGGAATCGCGCCATGACGGAGGAGGAGCGCAACAGCCGCATTTTCCAGGACCCCTTCCACCCAACCGGCGGCTACGTCGAGCGCACCAGCAACCCGCTCACCTACTTCCACACCGTCGCGAACAAGGACTCGGACTACTGGCGCGACATGGAAGTCGAGAAGACGGAGATGATGAGCGGCGTACCATTCGTCATGAACCTGCAGGACAGGGCGATGACTGAGCTCATGGCCAATGCCGCGGGTGAGCCGATCTACGACCGGACCCGTGAGCACCTGGGCACCACCGACGGCATGTGCATCATCGTCCGGCGGCAACTCATCCGGGCCGCCAGCGCCCACCTGGAGGACGGCACCGTGCCGCCCAACGTGGACGACGCCGAGCTCAACCACGTGCGCCACGCCTGTGTCGGCCTCGACATCGACGGCGACTGGGTGGCGGCCAGCGAGGCACAGCGGTACTCGCAGGAAGAGCACAAGTGCCTGTGCAACCACGTCCTCAGCATGGGCGAGGACACGGACCCCGCCAATATGCCGGCCGAGGTGCTTGGGCTGGCGTAGGGGCACATGGCTAAAGCCGAAATAATATACGGAGGGGCAAGTGCGGAAGGCAGGGCGCTTGCCCTTCTTCACGATTAGGGCATAAGGTAAAAGCGAGCGCTTGGAAAGGAGATTGGCTATGGCCGTGCAAGGTCGCGTCATTCCGGCGGTACGGTTGCCGTTATTGTTGGAGCCGCAGCCTGAGGGCGGATTCACCGTCACATCTCCGCTGGTGCCGGAGTTGATAACGGAGGGGGACAACCTGGACGAGGTCATCGAGCATGTTCAGGACGCTTGGGCTACTGTGCTGGAGTTCTACGAAGACGATGGTCGACCCTTGCCTCCCGAGTTGTTCGTCACCGATAGAGAAGGCCCTATATCTGTTGTTGCCCTGATACCCGCCGTGCAGATGGAGGAGTGAGGTATCGTGAATTAACCCGGCAGCTGACCGATCTGGGTTGCAGGGAATTGCCTTCACGGCACAGAGGTTCACATCGCAGGTGGGTGAACGACGCCACGGGTGGAAGGGCTTCCATTCCTGATTGGGGCAGCAAAGACTTGCGGCTCGGAACCATCCGCTCAGCGCTACGACAGCTAGGGATTGACTGGAGGGTCGTCCTCCGAGACCGCAACGACTAGACGGCGCAGACAAGAGAGCAGCCCAATCTTCTCACCCTACAGAAATGAGGAGATCGGGCTGCTCTGATTTACGGCTCCTCACCACAAATTCGCGGTGATCTCCGCCTGCACCTCCGGGTCCTCGTCGAAGAGGACGTCACGTGGGAGAACCGCGCTGCTGGAGCGCTGGCGGTAGTACTCCGGGTGGTGCGCCTGCGCCGGCTCGATGCCCTCCTGCAGCTCCTGCGCGCCCTTGATGAGGCGGCGGCGCATCGCGATGATCGCCAGGTCGCTGGTTCCGAGGTGCTCGACGCGGCGGTCCACCACCTTGCCCATCGTCTCGATCATCGCCGCGTCCTCGACTCGCCCGGTACCCCGCGGCAAGCCCGCGTACGTCTTCGTCTTCTGCATCTCGCGGTCGATGAGGTAGTCGTTCTCGATGTTCGCCTTGGCCCGCCATGTGCCCGGGATGAGGTTGCGGCACGAGGCGATCTCGCGGCGGTCCTGCTCGTACATGGGGCGCCTGGGGTGCCAGTGGCTCAGGTAGACCCACGTGGTCTCGTCGTCGCGGGGCACCCACATGCGGCAGCGCACGTAGGAGTTCTCGCCGGTGCCGGGCTCGCGCGGCGTCATGGTGTAGAAGGGGTGCAGCCACTGCGAGATGCGCCAGTAGTAGCTGTCGTTCTCGGCAGGCCGGCGCGCGCCGATGAGCAGCCCGTAGTCCTTGTTGCGGACGAAGAAGTTGGCCCACCGCTCGTTGTACATATAGCGGCTGCCGCTGGTGGTGGCGGTAGGGGCCACGGCCTGAGCGTCCAGGTTGCTGTGCAGGAAGCTGGCGTGGACGGTGTCGATCTCGCCCTCCACGGACTGCACGAAGTTGCACTCATAGATGAACTTGGCGAAGCCGCGGTTCTCCTCCGGCACGTGCATCCACTCGAAGTCCGGCATCTGCGGCGTCTTGTCCGCCGGGCCCATGTACGTCCACACGAAGCCGGAGCGTTCCCGGCACGGATATGCGGCAATCTTGACCTTGTCCTTGAAGTTGGACTCGGCGGGTTCAGAGGGCATGTCGACGCAGTCGCCGTTCACGTCGAACTTCCAGCCGTGGTAGACGCAGCGGATGCCCGACTCCTCATTGCGGCCGAAGAAGAGGCTGGCCCGCCGGTGAGGGCAGTAGTTGTCGACGAGGCCGACGTTGCCGTCGGTGTCGCGGAATGCGACGAGGTCCTCGTCCATTAGGCGCACGCGCACGGGCGGACAGTCAGGCTCCGGCAGCTCCTCGGACATCATCGCGGGGACCCAGAAGCGCCGCAGGTACTCGCCCATGGGCGTGCCGGGACCGACACGGCACATGAACTCATTTTCCTCGTGGGTAAGCATCACAACCTCCCTCGTTCAACTGGCATGAGGCTAGACCGGAGAGAGGTGAACGTCAAGGGACTCGACTAGGCGTCGGCGAGCTGCTCCGCTTCTTTGATGAAGTCGTCGGATTCTCGGATGAGCTGGATGATGTAGTCAATTGGCTGGCATATGCCGTAGTAGAAGCAGTCCCCGTGAAGCGTGCCGAGTCGTTCCCTGTATGTTTGACGCAACGCTTGTACGTCTGCGTCTGTGTTTGCGAGGTCGCGCAGCTTCATGCTGGTGCCGGCCGATGTCGGAGGTTCCTCACCTGTGCGGGCGGTGATCATCCCGTCGGCTGCGCGCTTGGTTGCGCACCATGCCTTTTCTGCGGCGTCACGGATGTCGCCCGTGTTCATGAGAGTCAAGGCGGCATTGTGCATCAGCCGGGCGTCTTCAAAGATGCGGGCCACGTTTGCGGTCATTGTCATTCGGGCGCGCTCCCTTGGGTGGTGCTTTGAGCCTAGTCTCCCTGACGCTGAGCGTCAAGCCACGCTAGGCGTACATGGGGAGTGTGCCGCGTTCCAGGCCATCTCCCACGCTGTCCAGGAGGGCGTCCAGCATGTCGATGTCCCACTCGGTGACGAAGGTGATGGCGGTGCCGTCAGCCTCCATGCGGGCCGTCCGGCCGATGCGGTGGACGTACTCCTCCATATTCTGCGGCATGTCGTAGTTGATGACATGCGAGACCTCGGGGATGTCCAGCCCGCGCGCCGCCACGTTCGTCGCCGCCAGCACCTTCAACCTGCCCTCCTTGAAGGAGCGCATGACGCCGCTGCGCTGCGGCTGCGTCATGCCGCCGTGGATGCCGGCCACCGTGACGTTGTGCCGCTGCAGCGAGCGCACCAGGTGGTCGACGCCCGCCTGCGTGCGCAGAAAGAGCAGCGCCTTGCCGCCGTTGAGGTCCTGGTGAAGGAGGCCTGCGAGGCCGCGGACCTTGTCCTTTTCCCATACCTCGTAGTAGACCTGCTGCACCTTGGGAGCAGTCTGTAGCTGCTCGCCGATGCTCACCCACGATGGCGACCGCAGGTGCCGGTGCACGATGCCCCGCACGGCGGCGTGCATGGTCGCCGAGAAGAGGGCCGTCTGCCGCTCGCGCGGCGTCTGGCGCAGGATGCGCTCGATGTCCGGCAGGAAGCCGATGTCAAGCATCTCGTCGGCCTCGTCCAGCACGACGGCGCGGACCTCGGCGATCGACAGCGTGCGGCGTCGGAGGTGGTCGAGCACCCGTCCCGGCGTGCCGACGACGATGTGGACACCCGCGTTGAGCGCGTTAATCTGCGTGCTGAGGGCCTGTCCGCCGTAGCAGGCGACCACTCGGACGCCCTTGAACTTCCCCAGCCGGTGCAGCTCGTCACTCACCTGGACGGCCAACTCCCGCGTCGGCGCGAGCACGATGGCCTGCACCGACTTGCGCTCAGTGTCCACCTTCTCCACGAGGGGTATGCCGAACGCGGCCGTCTTCCCAGTGCCGGTCATCGCCTGCGCGACGACGTCCTTGCCGTCGTTCATCAGGGGAATGCATTGCTCCTGCACGGGTGTGGGGCTCTGGTAGCCAATGACGTGAAGGGCTTGGGCAACTTCCCTGCTGACGGAGACGGGGCCGAAGGTGGCGGGAACGTCCGGAGGTGGGGCTTGGATGGATTCGATGGGCTTGGCGGCCTTGCGGCGACGGCGGCGCTTGGGCTTGGTCTCGTCCGGTGAAGCGGGGAAGGTCGCGTCGAGGACGGGAGAGTCGGTGACAGCGGCGGCTGTGGCGCCGGAGGGCGGTGAGTCTTGTAACGGCTCGGCCTGGTCCGGCTTGCGGCGCCACCGTTTGAAGAATCGAAGGAACGTGTGCTCAACCTGGTCGGGAGCCTGAGTGGGGTTCGGAGTCTTGGAAGCTATGACATCATCCTCATTTTGTAACTATGTCTATTGTGGGGGATAAGAAGATGTTTGGCAAGGCGATGACATTATCCGCACTGATTGAAGGGTTGGAGGTGGGCAAGGCTAGTCGTCTTTTTTCGGTAATCCTTGCCCTGCCCTGCCTTGCCATGCCGTGCGGTACCGGGCCACACCATGCCCTACCACGCCGTGCGGCACCCTGCCCCAACTTGCCCTACCGGGCCGAGCCGTGCCTTGCATCAGGATTCTGCCGTCAGGTTCTCAACCTCAAACCGACCATACTCGCCTGACTT harbors:
- a CDS encoding type II toxin-antitoxin system HicA family toxin, which encodes MRYRELTRQLTDLGCRELPSRHRGSHRRWVNDATGGRASIPDWGSKDLRLGTIRSALRQLGIDWRVVLRDRND
- a CDS encoding YciI family protein, with product MWYLTFSRPAAPREQITPHLQEHLDWQRRMHDNGRVLFSGPSGDRTMGIILIRAGSLDEAKEVLDSEPFHALGLRTYEVIEWDVHQGLGLGGFSGESLALLAKEKEASA
- a CDS encoding Rieske 2Fe-2S domain-containing protein codes for the protein MLTREENELLTRVGPGTPMGNLIREFWIPALPSNEFPTPDSPAKRMRLLSENLVMFRDSDGNVGCFPESCPHRGASLYFGRSEEGGLRCIYHGWKFKVDGQCLEMPSEPETSNYKDKVRIRAYPCRDVNHMIWIYMGPRETPPPFPAFDVNLIPEENAFPPIIMMEEANWFQNLEGDTDSVHLDWLHARLRADVPVIGRGHIRGTFSPMKNPFVQAKPAEYGAFYTARRKVGDTDRYWHRINQFIFPIFTMVGGDSEQAHLRAHVPVDDTHSMLISLGGYRNRAMTEEERNSRIFQDPFHPTGGYVERTSNPLTYFHTVANKDSDYWRDMEVEKTEMMSGVPFVMNLQDRAMTELMANAAGEPIYDRTREHLGTTDGMCIIVRRQLIRAASAHLEDGTVPPNVDDAELNHVRHACVGLDIDGDWVAASEAQRYSQEEHKCLCNHVLSMGEDTDPANMPAEVLGLA
- a CDS encoding type II toxin-antitoxin system HicB family antitoxin, encoding MAVQGRVIPAVRLPLLLEPQPEGGFTVTSPLVPELITEGDNLDEVIEHVQDAWATVLEFYEDDGRPLPPELFVTDREGPISVVALIPAVQMEE
- a CDS encoding DEAD/DEAH box helicase yields the protein MQAPPPDVPATFGPVSVSREVAQALHVIGYQSPTPVQEQCIPLMNDGKDVVAQAMTGTGKTAAFGIPLVEKVDTERKSVQAIVLAPTRELAVQVSDELHRLGKFKGVRVVACYGGQALSTQINALNAGVHIVVGTPGRVLDHLRRRTLSIAEVRAVVLDEADEMLDIGFLPDIERILRQTPRERQTALFSATMHAAVRGIVHRHLRSPSWVSIGEQLQTAPKVQQVYYEVWEKDKVRGLAGLLHQDLNGGKALLFLRTQAGVDHLVRSLQRHNVTVAGIHGGMTQPQRSGVMRSFKEGRLKVLAATNVAARGLDIPEVSHVINYDMPQNMEEYVHRIGRTARMEADGTAITFVTEWDIDMLDALLDSVGDGLERGTLPMYA
- a CDS encoding glycerol-3-phosphate acyltransferase; the encoded protein is MTEDLWVVAVTAVAAYLAGSISPSYILARYVKGVDIRKTGTLNAGTLNAFNALGKKGGASVFLFDLGKGFLATLVPGWLGLPDEATYAAAIAVVAGHNWPVWLKFVGGKGVATTAGVALGLIPLLAVAALVPAIILLVTLKKFAIVGMGAGFVLLVALTYFTGEPAGVFIVIFAVAALVAIAQFTRPTWVRDAGDSSTDTAEAS
- a CDS encoding Rieske 2Fe-2S domain-containing protein yields the protein MLTHEENEFMCRVGPGTPMGEYLRRFWVPAMMSEELPEPDCPPVRVRLMDEDLVAFRDTDGNVGLVDNYCPHRRASLFFGRNEESGIRCVYHGWKFDVNGDCVDMPSEPAESNFKDKVKIAAYPCRERSGFVWTYMGPADKTPQMPDFEWMHVPEENRGFAKFIYECNFVQSVEGEIDTVHASFLHSNLDAQAVAPTATTSGSRYMYNERWANFFVRNKDYGLLIGARRPAENDSYYWRISQWLHPFYTMTPREPGTGENSYVRCRMWVPRDDETTWVYLSHWHPRRPMYEQDRREIASCRNLIPGTWRAKANIENDYLIDREMQKTKTYAGLPRGTGRVEDAAMIETMGKVVDRRVEHLGTSDLAIIAMRRRLIKGAQELQEGIEPAQAHHPEYYRQRSSSAVLPRDVLFDEDPEVQAEITANLW
- a CDS encoding amidohydrolase family protein; this translates as MRTIDTHAHIVPEEVIDLLPEPFGTFNMVGNITDIGARLAYMDSHGVQVQALSAWLGLLSKGTEAAQRFNDALARVVEANPDRFVGLCIAPMSEPEKAPAEVERAVRELGMVGVGIASNVNGTNLDAKEFGPFWAKVQELDVPVFIHPANVLGPDRLESWFLNNIIGNVTDTAVAAGSIIFGGVFHEFPNLKIYLAHGGGSCPYIRGRWDHAFRSGLTGSSVTKLPSEYMKMFYFDALTHSHQTLHYLIDSFGHDRVMLGTDYPFGMGDYDQVAFINQPEYLSDEQKADMLGETAAKLFKM